In Euphorbia lathyris chromosome 9, ddEupLath1.1, whole genome shotgun sequence, the following are encoded in one genomic region:
- the LOC136207028 gene encoding probable anion transporter 3, chloroplastic, producing the protein MAAKSLLNNNPYSPNSTRFFNHRQSNSITHRNARFRIEPPGISKLEGVIKIRGNGLEKRSKCVIRCSAEGIGRGMFMGGKGSAGETAVSIPERYKVVALTACVMCLCNADRVVMSVAVVPLAAKYGWSSSFLGIVQSSFLWGYIFSSVIGGALVDKYGGKRVMAWGVGLWSFATLLTPWAANHSTACLLAVRAFFGLAEGVALPAMTTLLSRWFPTQERASAVGVSMAGFHLGNVAGLLLTPMMLSTVGISGPFILFSALGMLWLSTWANGVTNDPRDSSFITKSELRLIQAGKTDSPANKGDLPPLRLLFSKLPTWAIIVANITNNWGYFVLLSWMPVYFKTVFNVNLKQAAWFCAVPWGTMAASGYVAGAASDSLIKAGYSITLVRKIMQSIGFIGPGVSLLCLNYAQTPVVAAIVITAALSTSSFSQAGFLLNMQDIAPQYAGLLHGIANSAGTLAAIISTIGTGYFVERLGSFQAFLTLTAGLYFLSAIFWNLFATGERVF; encoded by the exons ATGGCGGCTAAATCTCTGCTGAATAACAATCCATACTCGCCTAATTCCACTCGATTCTTCAACCACCGCCAATCAAATTCAATCACTCATAGAAATGCCCGATTTAGAATAGAACCGCCAGGAATCTCGAAATTAGAAGGCGTAATCAAAATTAGGGGAAATGGATTGGAAAAGCGGAGTAAATGTGTAATTAGGTGTAGCGCGGAAGGGATAGGAAGAGGAATGTTTATGGGTGGAAAAGGATCGGCCGGTGAAACGGCGGTGAGTATACCGGAGAGATATAAAGTGGTGGCGTTGACGGCTTGCGTGATGTGTCTCTGTAATGCTGATCGAGTTGTTATGTCTGTGGCTGTTGTTCCGCTTGCTGCTAAATATGGATGGTCCAGCTCTTTTCTCGGTATCGTTCAG TCATCGTTTCTATGGGGATACATATTTTCGTCGGTAATCGGAGGAGCATTGGTAGATAAATATGGAGGAAAAAGAGTGATGGCATGGGGAGTGGGGCTATGGTCATTTGCTACTCTTCTCACTCCATGGGCTGCTAACCACTCCACAGCCTGCTTATTGGCCGTTCGAGCCTTCTTTGGTCTTGCTGAAGGCGTTGCTTTACCTGCTATGACCACTCTCTTATCCCG GTGGTTTCCAACCCAAGAAAGAGCAAGTGCAGTTGGGGTATCCATGGCAGGATTTCATCTCGGAAACGTAGCAGGTTTGCTGTTAACTCCAATGATGCTATCAACGGTTGGAATTTCAGGTCCCTTTATTCTGTTCTCAGCCCTTGGAATGTTATGGCTATCAACATGGGCAAATGGTGTCACTAATGATCCACGAGACAGCTCTTTTATCACCAAATCAGAGCTACGACTTATTCAAGCCGGTAAAACTGATTCTCCTGCAAACAAAGGCGACCTTCCGCCTCTACGCCTTCTCTTCTCTAAACTACCGACTTGGGCAATTATTGTCGCTAATATAACTAACAATTGG GGTTACTTTGTTCTTCTCTCATGGATGCCTGTCTATTTCAAGACT GTATTTAATGTGAACTTGAAGCAAGCAGCTTGGTTTTGCGCAGTTCCATGGGGAACAATGGCAGCATCAGGTTATGTTGCAGGAGCTGCTTCGGATTCCCTAATTAAAGCAGGCTACTCTATTACATTAGTCCGAAAAATCATGCAG TCTATTGGTTTCATAGGACCAGGGGTGTCATTGCTATGTTTAAATTACGCACAGACGCCTGTAGTTGCAGCTATAGTCATCACAGCAGCCCTGAGTACGAGTTCTTTCAGCCAAGCAGGCTTTCTTCTTAATATGCAA GATATAGCACCTCAATATGCTGGATTACTTCATG GAATTGCAAATTCAGCAGGGACATTAGCAGCAATAATAAGTACAATTGGAACGGGTTATTTCGTTGAACGTCTGGGTTCTTTTCAGGCATTCCTTACACTGACAGCAGGCCTATACTTCCTTTCAGCCATTTTTTGGAATCTGTTTGCAACAGGAGAACGAGTTTTCTAA
- the LOC136206277 gene encoding uncharacterized protein has protein sequence MNFRNFDEFWPFYVSQHSKAGTRRWHFVGTLASIITLLYGLCFNWWFVLVVPLVGYGCAWYSHFFVERNVPATFGHPIWSLLCDYKMFGLMLTGQMDREIKRLGKRPVLQGF, from the coding sequence ATGAATTTCAGGAACTTTGATGAATTTTGGCCATTTTATGTGAGCCAGCACTCAAAAGCAGGAACGAGAAGATGGCATTTTGTGGGGACATTAGCAAGTATAATAACGTTGTTATATGGGTTGTGTTTCAATTGGTGGTTTGTTTTGGTAGTGCCATTGGTTGGGTATGGTTGTGCTTGGTATAGCCATTTTTTTGTGGAAAGGAATGTTCCTGCTACTTTTGGACATCCTATTTGGTCTCTTTTATGTGATTATAAGATGTTTGGTTTGATGCTTACTGGTCAAATGGATAGAGAGATCAAGAGGCTTGGCAAGAGACCTGTTTTGCAGGGATTTTAA